CCCCAGCGCCCGGGAATCGGGCTGGCATCGCAGCGTGGCGCCACCATGATCGAGGTGCTGGTCTCCGTCGTGATCCTGCTGATCGCGCTGCTCGGCACAGCCGGGCTGATCGCGCGCTCGGGACAGAGCGAGATGGAGTCCTACCAGCGCGCGCAGGCACTCACGCTGCTGAAAGACATGGTGGCGCGCATCAACGCCAACCGTCAGGCTGCCCCCTGCTATGCCAGCGGCAGCACCATGACCGTGATGGGTAACGCCACAGTCGCGCCACCGGTGTGCACGGGCGTGAGCAATGCCCAGTTGGGCACGGCGACGGCCGATCTCGCCGCATGGAGCACCGCGCTGCAGGGTAGCGCCGAGAGCAGCAGCAGCGGCACGGCGGTCGGTGCCATGATCGGCGCGCTTGGCTGTATCGAATCGATCGATGCCACCAACCAGATCTACCGCGTCACGGTGGCATGGCAGGGGCTGGCGCAAACCGTGACCTCCTCGTTGCCATGCGGTGCGGGCTCGTTCGGCAACGACGCGAACCGCCGCGCCATCAGCGTCACGGTCCGCATCGGAGTCCTGTCATGACGCGGGCGCATCATGCAGCCGTGCTGCACCTGAGGAGCCGGCAACGCGGTTTCTCGCTGGTCGAGCTGATGGTGGCCATCACGCTCACCCTGATCATCCTGACCGCGCTTTCGGCGCTCTACCTCAATACCAGCACGACGCGCAACGAGTTCGCCAACAGCGCCGACCAGATGGAAAACGGCCGGTACGTGCTCGACACGATGACCCGCGAGCTCGAGCTTGCAGGCTTCTTCGGCCCGACCAACCTCTCCACCAAGGCGCTGGTCTCGAGCCCCGACGTCTGCGCCACCGATCCCAGCGCGCTCGGCTTCTCGGGGTCGCCTGTCACGATGCCGCTTGGCGTGCAGGGCTTCGCGCCTGGCACCATCGCGCCGTGCCTGTCGAATCTGCTGGCAAGTTCCGAGATCCTGGTGGTTCGGCGCGTGTCGACCACGCCGGTCAGCGCCGCGGTAACCGGCACACCGTATCTGCAGGCGTCCTTTTGCGCGAGCGACACGTCGCAGATGGTCTTCGGCGCCAGCGCCGCGCAGTTCACCTTGCGCACCAAGACCTGTGACAACACCGTGCCGTCTGCTCTGCGCCAGGCGACGGTCCGCATCTATTACCTTGCCGGATGCGACCAGTGCGGCGGCAGCGGCGACGGCGTGCCGACGCTGAAAATGGCCGAGCTAAGCAACGGCGCATTCCAGATCCAGTCGGTGGCCGTCGGCATCCAGGACATGCATCTGATCTACGGGGTCGATCTGGATAGCAACGGCTCGCCCGACTGCTATGTGGCGGACCCCGGTAGCAACAATGCCGCGCAATGCACGACAGTGACGACTTACGACTGGAGCGTGCCGCTGACCAACTGGAAGAACGTGACCGCCATCCGGATCGGCGTGCTGGCCCGTACCTCGCGCAAGACGAACGGCTGGACGGACACGCGCACCTATGACCTCGGCCGCGCGCAAGCGGCTGGTCCGTTCAACGACGGCTACAAGCGCCACATCTACGCACAGACGGCCCGCCTGATCAACGTCGCGGGGAACAGGGAATGAAGATGCACCGGACACGACGCCGACAATCCGGCGCAACGCTCCTGATCACGATGATCTTCGTCGTGATCTTCCTGCTGCTGGTCATCTCCCTGGTGAGCACCGGCATCGTCAATACCAAGGTGACGGCCAACCAGCAGCACAACGTCGAAGCGGTCAGCGCGGCGCAGCAAGGCATCGAGCAGGTCATCAGCCAGGACTTCACGTCCGCGCCGGTCGCCACCACCGTCCCCGTGGATGTGAATGGCGACGGCAAGGCCGACTACACCGCGCAAGTGGCGACGCCGGTTTGCCAATCGAGCACCACGATCACGAACACGCAGCTCGACGTCAACAATCCCGACGACGTGGCGTGCTTCGTCGGCAACGGTAACAACAACACCGGCATCATTGATGCCACCGGCGGTAGCGGAGGCAACTCGCTCTGCAACACCACGCAATGGGATGTCAGCGCCACCGTGAGCGACGCAGCCGCGACGAACGCCAATGCAACGCTTCATCAGGGCATCGCGGTGCGAGTGCCCTACGGTACCGCCTGTCCCTGATCAACAACGCAGCTGCCTTTCAATTCGCCGCTCCAGGAACCGCTCATGCGCAAATCCGCCCTTCATCTCGCGCTCGCCGGCTGCCTCGCGATGGCCGTCGCGCTGCCGGCCTCGGCCGAGGACATCGACCTGTACACGGGTCTCCAGCCGGAGGCTGGCAAGCCCAACGTCCTGATCGTGCTCGACAACGCGTCAGCCTGGAACGCCTCGGCGAATTTCACGTGTTCCACCTCAGGCGTGGTGTCGAGCAATAACGCGAACACCGACGCGGGTGCCGAGCAGTGCGCGCTGTACAACGCCGTCAACTCGATTCTGAAAAGCCCAACGCTGCTCGGCAATATCAACCTCGGCATCATGATGTTCGGCGACAGCAAGAACTTCGGCGGCATCATGAAGTTCCCGTCCGCGGCCCCGTACAAGCTGCCGCTGATGGACACCACCGGCGTCAACAACCTCCTCACGTACATCAAGACGATCGACCGGACTGGCGACAGCGCCGGCAACTCGCAGGTCGCGGGGTCGATGCAGGAAGCCTGGGCCTACTATGCCGGCAAGCAGGGCCTGTCCGGCATCACCTATACGTCGCCGATTGACAACCCATGCCAGCGCAACTTCGTCATCTACATCGCCAACTCGGTCAACAACGGCAAACCCGGTGACACCGGACAGAATGCCATCGACAGGCTGACGAACCAGGCCAAGGCGAGCACCGCGCAACTGCAGCAGATCGTGCTGCCATCGGCCACCGCCAAGTACCAGGCCAACTGGGCTGACGAGTGGGCCCGGTTCAACTACCAGACCAATCTGTCGGCCAGTTCGACCGACCATCAGAACATCGTCACCTATTCGATCGGGGTGACCGACGGCAGCAACCCCGACTACCTGCAACTGGCCAAGAGCATGGCCAGCAACGGTGGGGGCAAGTATTCGGAAGTCAAGCTCGGGGACCCGAACGGGCTGGCCGACGCCCTGATGGCCATCTTCAACGAAGTGCAGGCGGTGAACAGCGTCTTCGCCTCGGTCAGTCTTCCGGCTTCGGTCAATGCGCAGGGCCAGTTCCTGAACCAGGTCTACGTCGGGATGTTCCGCCCCGACGCCACCGCCGCACCGCGCTGGTTGGGGAACCTGAAGCAGTATCAGGTGGGCTATGACACCAACGGCAACCTGGTCCTGCAGGATGCCAAGGGTGCCAGCGCCATCAGCAACGCCCAGACCGGTTTCATCTCGCCCAACTCCGTGAGCTTCTGGACGGCGGAGCCACCCCAGTCCTATTCCAGTGCCGGATACGGTGCCAACATGTCGACCTGGCCGTCTGGTGGCTACTGGCAGAACAGTCCGTCTGGAACTGGCTGGCAGTTCGATTCGCCAGACGGCGAAATCGTGGAAAAGGGCGGCGTGGCGGAAATGATGCGCGCGCAATGGCTGGGCGATCAGACTTCCCGCAGGCTGCTTACCTGCAATGGCGTGGGCACGTGTTCCACGTCGGGTGGCGTTAGCGCCCTGACGAGCTTCGATGCCAACAACAAGTGGTTCACTACCACGGCTGGGCTGGCAGCGCTCAATGTCAACGCCACGACGGATACCACCAACAAGAACGTGATCCAGGCCCTCCCGTCCACCGAGGTGCCTAACCTGATTGCCTGGGTGCGCGGCCAGGACATGACCCCTGCCAGCACCAGTACTAGCTCCGGCGGCAGCAGCGGAAATGGGAATGGCAAGAACAACGGCGGCAGCGGTTCCGGCACTACCACGACGGCAACGACCATGGCAGGCGCGGAAGCGGAACTCGGCCCGGGGGCACCGGTAACCGTCCGCTCGTCGATCCACGCCGACGTGCTCCACTCGCGCCCCGCTGTGGTCAACTATGGCGGCTCCATTGGTGTCGTGGTCTACTACGGCACGAACGACGGCGTCTTCCACGCCGTCAACGGCAACCGCTCACAGGGCATCGGCGCCACACGCGCCGGCGGCGAAATCTGGGGCTTCATCGCGCCCGAGTTCTTCGGCAAGCTCAATCGTCTCTACCAGAACACGCCGGAAATCAAGCTCTCGACCACGCCGGCTGGCATCACGCCGACGCCGCTGCCGCGCGACTACTTCTTCGATGGCAGCACGACGGTCATGCAGGATCTCCGCGATCCGAACAACCCGCACGTCATGATCTTCCTGACCGCACGACGTGGCGGCAGCCTGGTCTACGCACTAGACGTGACCGATCCGACCAACCCGCAGTTTGTCTGGCGGCTCAGCAACACTGACCTCGCCGAGATGGGCCAGACCTGGTCGCAGCCCAAGGTGATGCGCGTGCACGGCAATGCGAACCCCGTCATCGTCATGGGCGCGGGCTACGACCCTGCCGAGGATAGCGACCCGTCCCCGGGCGTCAATACGATGGGGCGCGGCCTGATCATGGTCGACGCCTACAAGGGCAACATCGTCTGGTCCGCGCAGCCGTCCTGTGCTGGCGTCACAACGCCATGCCTGGCCGTATCCGGCATGACCCGCGCGATTCCTTCCGATGTCACGCCGCTCGATCGCAACGGCGATGGCTATGTGGAGCGCGTGTACGTGGGCGATGTAGGCGGCAATGTCTGGCGCGCCGATTTCGAAACCGCAGCCAGCAATGCGCCCACCGCCTGGACGGTCACGAAGCTTGCGGCCCTGGGGGGCGGCGCAGGTACGAACGATGCTCGCAAGTTCTTCTACCCGCCTGATGTCGTCTCGACGAATGGATACGATGCGATCTCGCTTGGCTCCGGCGACCGCGAGCATCCGCTTTACTCGGCGTCCACCGCACCCGGCACCGCATACAACGTGGTCAACCGCCTCTACATGCTGAAGGACACCAACACCACTGGCATGTCGACGTCGTGGAGCCCGATCACGGAAAGCAACCTGTTCGATGCCACGGCCACGACCTACGATGGCAGCAAGTCGGGCTTCTTCATCACGCTGGTCAACCCGGGCGAGAAGGCGGTGAACGCACCGCTGACCGTCGCTGGCTATACGAACGTGGGCACCAACACGCCTTCCGTGCCGGTCGCCGGCGCTTGCTATCCGAACCTTGGCACCGCCCGTAGCTATTCCTACAACTTCCTGACCAGCATCGGCCAGAACACGAACCGCTACATCGTGCTGGATGGCGGCGGCTTCCCGCCTTCCTCGGTGTTTGGCCTGATCACAGTCAGTACTGGCGGCAACTCCGTCGTCACGCCAGTGCTGCTGGGCGGTGGCAACCAGACCGCCACCGGTGGCGGTGACTCGAAGTCCGGCCTCGGCGTACAGAAAGTGAAGCCTGCCGGGCTTGGCAAGCGCAAGCGTGTCTACTGGTACGACGAGATCGACAAGAAGTAGCCTTGTCGGGGCGCGGCGGCTGTTACGAATGGTTGCAATCCCCGGACTCGGTCAATCCACCACCGAGCCTAAGATTCGGGCAACAAGACACGAGGGAGAGCCACCATGAAAACAGTCGCCCGCGCAGCACTGATTGCCGTACCGTTCGTCTCGATGCTAACCGCTTGCGGCGGTGGCGGAGATGGCGGCAGCGGCAGCAATAGCGGCACCACCGGCAACGGTACCTTGCAGGTCTCGATGACCGATGCCCCCTCCTGTGGCTTCGACCATGTCTTCGTCACGGTCAACAAGGTCCGGGTGAACACCAGCAGTTCCGCCGGTGACAACGATGCCGGCTGGACCGACATCACGATGGCCTCCCCCCAGAAGATCGACCTGCTCACGCTGACCAATGGCGTGCTGGCCGACCTTGGCCGCGCCCCGCTTCCCGCGGGTCAGTACCAGCAGATTCGACTGGTGCTGGCAGCCAACCAGGGCAACACGCCCGCCAA
This genomic interval from Cupriavidus metallidurans CH34 contains the following:
- the pilV gene encoding type IV pilus modification protein PilV, translating into MNRMNRTQQSRPQRPGIGLASQRGATMIEVLVSVVILLIALLGTAGLIARSGQSEMESYQRAQALTLLKDMVARINANRQAAPCYASGSTMTVMGNATVAPPVCTGVSNAQLGTATADLAAWSTALQGSAESSSSGTAVGAMIGALGCIESIDATNQIYRVTVAWQGLAQTVTSSLPCGAGSFGNDANRRAISVTVRIGVLS
- a CDS encoding PilW family protein, yielding MTRAHHAAVLHLRSRQRGFSLVELMVAITLTLIILTALSALYLNTSTTRNEFANSADQMENGRYVLDTMTRELELAGFFGPTNLSTKALVSSPDVCATDPSALGFSGSPVTMPLGVQGFAPGTIAPCLSNLLASSEILVVRRVSTTPVSAAVTGTPYLQASFCASDTSQMVFGASAAQFTLRTKTCDNTVPSALRQATVRIYYLAGCDQCGGSGDGVPTLKMAELSNGAFQIQSVAVGIQDMHLIYGVDLDSNGSPDCYVADPGSNNAAQCTTVTTYDWSVPLTNWKNVTAIRIGVLARTSRKTNGWTDTRTYDLGRAQAAGPFNDGYKRHIYAQTARLINVAGNRE
- a CDS encoding pilus assembly PilX family protein, translating into MHRTRRRQSGATLLITMIFVVIFLLLVISLVSTGIVNTKVTANQQHNVEAVSAAQQGIEQVISQDFTSAPVATTVPVDVNGDGKADYTAQVATPVCQSSTTITNTQLDVNNPDDVACFVGNGNNNTGIIDATGGSGGNSLCNTTQWDVSATVSDAAATNANATLHQGIAVRVPYGTACP
- a CDS encoding pilus assembly protein; amino-acid sequence: MRKSALHLALAGCLAMAVALPASAEDIDLYTGLQPEAGKPNVLIVLDNASAWNASANFTCSTSGVVSSNNANTDAGAEQCALYNAVNSILKSPTLLGNINLGIMMFGDSKNFGGIMKFPSAAPYKLPLMDTTGVNNLLTYIKTIDRTGDSAGNSQVAGSMQEAWAYYAGKQGLSGITYTSPIDNPCQRNFVIYIANSVNNGKPGDTGQNAIDRLTNQAKASTAQLQQIVLPSATAKYQANWADEWARFNYQTNLSASSTDHQNIVTYSIGVTDGSNPDYLQLAKSMASNGGGKYSEVKLGDPNGLADALMAIFNEVQAVNSVFASVSLPASVNAQGQFLNQVYVGMFRPDATAAPRWLGNLKQYQVGYDTNGNLVLQDAKGASAISNAQTGFISPNSVSFWTAEPPQSYSSAGYGANMSTWPSGGYWQNSPSGTGWQFDSPDGEIVEKGGVAEMMRAQWLGDQTSRRLLTCNGVGTCSTSGGVSALTSFDANNKWFTTTAGLAALNVNATTDTTNKNVIQALPSTEVPNLIAWVRGQDMTPASTSTSSGGSSGNGNGKNNGGSGSGTTTTATTMAGAEAELGPGAPVTVRSSIHADVLHSRPAVVNYGGSIGVVVYYGTNDGVFHAVNGNRSQGIGATRAGGEIWGFIAPEFFGKLNRLYQNTPEIKLSTTPAGITPTPLPRDYFFDGSTTVMQDLRDPNNPHVMIFLTARRGGSLVYALDVTDPTNPQFVWRLSNTDLAEMGQTWSQPKVMRVHGNANPVIVMGAGYDPAEDSDPSPGVNTMGRGLIMVDAYKGNIVWSAQPSCAGVTTPCLAVSGMTRAIPSDVTPLDRNGDGYVERVYVGDVGGNVWRADFETAASNAPTAWTVTKLAALGGGAGTNDARKFFYPPDVVSTNGYDAISLGSGDREHPLYSASTAPGTAYNVVNRLYMLKDTNTTGMSTSWSPITESNLFDATATTYDGSKSGFFITLVNPGEKAVNAPLTVAGYTNVGTNTPSVPVAGACYPNLGTARSYSYNFLTSIGQNTNRYIVLDGGGFPPSSVFGLITVSTGGNSVVTPVLLGGGNQTATGGGDSKSGLGVQKVKPAGLGKRKRVYWYDEIDKK